In the Sorghum bicolor cultivar BTx623 chromosome 4, Sorghum_bicolor_NCBIv3, whole genome shotgun sequence genome, CCCGCAAATCGTGTCCCGCTCGCTTCCCCCGACGAATCCCGCCGCCCCGGCCTGGTGCCTGCTCTGTCCACATGCCTCCTCTACTAGGCGGGCGCGCAGCCACTGCCCGCGTCAGGTTGATCCGGTTCATGTCGCGGACTGCTCTCCGCTCATGCGTGATTGGTCTCACTGGGATTTACGCTGTCGCCTGTGCGTAATTTGGCTTTGCTTGCTGCGCGTTTCTACCCGGCTGAATGTAACCGACGCTGTTTCCTCTAAGTACCAGTTGATACATTATAGGCGATGCTTGTGTAGAAATGGCATGATTCGACCTCAGTTGATACATTGCAGGCTATGCTTGTGTAAAAATGTCATGGTTCGACTTCGATCTCTTTTGTAGTGGGATTCGACCTTCCTCAAGGGCGGGATTGGCGTCGTGGTAGAGTCTACCCACCTGTGGCCGTTTTTTTTTGTTCAAAATTTATGCAAAAAAATAAGGCTGTCCACAATTCACTTCCATAGACGCTCCCACCTTGTGTGGGAATTGGGATTCGACCTTGTTGCTgctacgagctatgtaatttgctaGCTTGCCACTCGCTGGCAATTTCACTTTTCGGATTTTTGGGATGCATAGTTTGGTGGTTGGGACTTGGGAACCCTCCACCCTTCACTTTTGTTTGATAAATCTAGTTGAGATCCAAACCTGAGAGCTGCTTGCTCTCTAGTGATCTGTACAGTTTCTCCTTTAATGAAAACATGGCTCTAACTTGTCAGTGCTTAGTTTCCTTTTTCCTTCCTATATGATGACATAATATTTTTTTCCTCTTTTCTTGCTAGTGACTCTCTTCTGCGCGAAATCAAGTCTTTGGTTGCTCGGCACTCCGACAAATTGAGTGTGAGTGGTTTCCCTGTTCTTGTGCGACAGTCTTTGGTCAGTTTGCTTTGTCTCCAGCAGTCCCCTTTATCAAACTCTGAATAATGTGTTGCAGATGGACACTATCAGAACCAGCAACAAAGGCTATTCTGCGGAGCTGTTTGTAGTTACATTTAATCACGTGAAGGAGAGCATGGATAATGGCTCCAAAGTTCATATCCTTCTGGTCAGTTTCGAGCTAAAGTTTCTTCACtcttgcccccccccccccccccccccaaaaaaaaaaaggttcacTCCAAAAGTTGCTCAGGATCAAATATGAGTGTTCCATTCCAATATTCACCACCATTTCAGTTCACCTCTGTGAGAGGAAGCACAtcgtaaaagaaaaaaaagctaATAAACACATGTCTTTTCATTAGTATTTGTGTGTTGATTAGTAAATTAAATTATTGATACCTTGCGGTTTTGACAGAAAGGTTCATTGTCTTCCAGAGCTTTGGGCAGCATGGCAGAGAACTTATTACCTCTGAAGTTGCATTACATCTTCTCTATATTTTAACGGAGAAGCCTAAGATCGCTGGTGTGGATCTTTCATCCTTTGAGAAACTGTTGGAGAACCTTGTGATCAAAGTGAGTCTTTAATTCCTTATTTGCATTCAGCTCTTAAATAATTGTTAATTTATACATGTACCCTTTGTTCTATTATGCCCTGCACCGGACTAGTGTAGCATTGGGCATGATCTTTATAAATGTATTGGATGGAGTAttaggatgacaattttattgttcTAGTTTAAACAGTATGGATTTGGCCTTGAAAGTAGAAACATTATCATTACATGTCGATGACATGCTTAGTATTGTCAACTTTGCCTGTCTCCTTTGGTTTGTCCCCCCTCCCACTATTTTGTTTATTATTGTTTTGTATCAGTACATAATCACATCTTGGTGTCAGGAGTTCTAGTGTTTTTCACATGTGGCTTTCTTTTTTAGGTTGTGCCAATGGAAAATTTGAATGGTCGCAAACGTGTCGAAGAAGGGGACATTTGTGATAGGAGAAATGGTGATTGGTCCATTTCTCACAAATTCATCACTACAAGCAGTTTTTATGCCAACatcctttttatatatatttcccTGTGGCAGGAAGAGGAGTTGATCTTAACAGAAATTGGAGTGTTGATTggggaaagaaagaaaaggtGAGTATCTCAGTTTTCACAGGAAAATTCGAATACCTCTCATCACTTGCATGTTGATTATTTAAAGAAAAGGTGAGTATCTCAGTTTTCACAGGAAAACTGAATCTTGGCTAGCAGTAGCtcgttgtgtgtgtgtgtgtgaattTCCATGTTTCACAGTTAGTTCTGTCTGTAATTATTGACAAGCTTGTGCAGTTCCACTTCATAGCAAGCACATAAGTACTTTGCGCTTGAAATCTGGCCCAGGAATACTCCTTTTGGGTACAGAGTTATATCTATGGAGAGTTGGATATAATTGTGGTTTTTTCATGCATTACCATGTATATTCCATGGCCGCTTCGGGTTGGGTCTTGTGCAGGTCTTTACAAATGACTATGTTTTGTGGGATCACTGGATGAACTTTGTAGTTCAAATCAAATATACTATAGCAGGAAAATCTAGGCTTATTGCCATCTACAATCACTGTTTTTTGAGTCAAAAATTAGATTTTGCCCATGCATTATCGTCTATATTCCTTGGTCATTGTAGTGCACTTGGGTTTAATCCTGCCAACGTTTTGTCATTCGCGGATTTTGAGCAAGTGGGATTTTATATGTGACATGTTCATTATTTGttcattattttattttatcttgTATGTTTCTTGTTGGGTCCAATCAGAGTCATATAAATATGCATGCTACTAGTCTATTGACTTTTTGTGTGTGGATTTTCATGTATTACAGGACTATGATCCATATGAGGAGAATCCTGGTATTGCTCCTTTTAGCGAACCTGAAGCCCAGATCATGAGGGAACTATCCAGGTCGTTTAAACCTCATATTTGGGTGAACGTGCATTCTGGAATGGAGGTAATTCAACCCTTATATTCTGTTGACATCCTGTATGTGATGCATAATAACAAGTTTGATCATTGCTATGATGCAACTAAGACACCAAAAGATGACTAACTGACCCTTCTGGAAAGAAGCTACTTTCAAGCATGTTTTCCATCTTGGCACTTGTAAATCTTGATTACCAATTTTTTCATTCCTAGACTTTCTCGGGCTACATCATACAAAACATTCTTTATCATTATGTGGCCACTGGCCACATGCTAGTGTGTCATGAGGAATGCCCAAGATATAATGAGAAGAATATGATATGCATGAGTATTATAGATACCCTTTTCCCTTCACAAATGTAGGAAACAAGATGCATATATGGTTTATCTATTGGGTTGTGATTCATGGTATGTTCACCTAGCACGGAATACTATGATGCCTGGTTTGTTCATATTTTATGTGAAATACAGCTACTACCATGATTATTTTTTGGAGTTCTGGAAGATGAGTAAAAGGCACATTTCAATAACTATCataaattaaaaataataataacaaagAAAAACCAATATAGAAAGAGACTTATTCCTTGTTGCACAAAACCCTTCTGATGTACCCCTAATGCTGCTGAAGTGCTAATTTATGTCTGTCTCGTCTTTTTTCTGTTCAACCTTAGGCCTTATTTATGCCATATGATCACAAGAATACCACACCAAATGGAGCCTCTGCGCATTTGATGCGGTCAGTTCTGGAGAATTTGAACCGTCGCCATTTCCAAGATAGCTGCCTAGTTGGGTCAGGTGGTGGATCTGTTGGGTATGTACATCTAGCATGTTCTCATTTCCTCATATAACCCCCTGAAGTTCTGTGAGTTCGACAGTAGCATTAAGATAACTCTCCAGCAAATCAAGTATGTTCATATTTTTTATCCTTCTCTTACCAGATATCTTGCACATGGTACAACAACTGACTACTTGTATGACATTGCAAAGGTGCCAATGCCGTTCACCTTTGAGGTCAGTTAATCTATTGTCTATAACTCTATTTGGAGCTGCACAAAGCTGTATATAGACATAATAGCACTGAGCTGGCGTTGCTATTATTCAGATATATGGAGATGAGAAAGCATCTACTGACGACTGCTTCAGAATGTTCAATCCTGTTGACAAGAAAACATTTGACGTATGTAAATCTTGCATATTCCTGTACCTCAGGATTATTGGTGGCATTGTTTCTGTCTGATCTCTAGTGTTTTTCCCCCCTGACCAGAGAGTCATTAACAAGTGGTGCATGGCATTCCTCATTCTTTTTGAGGAAGGCCTGCGAAACCTACGGGATGTCCAGATAGTATCACAAGGCACACTGGAAAACTGGGTCCCCATTGGAGGAGACATTGTCGAGATAAATGTGGAAAGGAAGAGTAGCCGTGACAGGAGGAAACTGGAAGGCCTCGACCTTGGAATGCAGGAGCTAAGGACGTACTTCCGGCTATTTTTGCTGTCAACATTCTTGTTGATGTTCATGTTCTGCACACGGATATCAAAGAACAGAAACAGAGACTCCGGTAACTTGTTTGATCCTTGAATGAATACCAAAGAAAGCATAT is a window encoding:
- the LOC8085221 gene encoding metallocarboxypeptidase A-like protein TRV_02598 isoform X2 codes for the protein MAPKFISFWFIVFQSFGQHGRELITSEVALHLLYILTEKPKIAGVDLSSFEKLLENLVIKVVPMENLNGRKRVEEGDICDRRNGRGVDLNRNWSVDWGKKEKDYDPYEENPGIAPFSEPEAQIMRELSRSFKPHIWVNVHSGMEALFMPYDHKNTTPNGASAHLMRSVLENLNRRHFQDSCLVGSGGGSVGYLAHGTTTDYLYDIAKVPMPFTFEIYGDEKASTDDCFRMFNPVDKKTFDRVINKWCMAFLILFEEGLRNLRDVQIVSQGTLENWVPIGGDIVEINVERKSSRDRRKLEGLDLGMQELRTYFRLFLLSTFLLMFMFCTRISKNRNRDSGNLFDP
- the LOC8085221 gene encoding mast cell carboxypeptidase A isoform X1, with protein sequence MGAASPPLLLRLLTLALALAGAAAGRISGPRTPISRDIYHSSDSLLREIKSLVARHSDKLSMDTIRTSNKGYSAELFVVTFNHVKESMDNGSKVHILLSFGQHGRELITSEVALHLLYILTEKPKIAGVDLSSFEKLLENLVIKVVPMENLNGRKRVEEGDICDRRNGRGVDLNRNWSVDWGKKEKDYDPYEENPGIAPFSEPEAQIMRELSRSFKPHIWVNVHSGMEALFMPYDHKNTTPNGASAHLMRSVLENLNRRHFQDSCLVGSGGGSVGYLAHGTTTDYLYDIAKVPMPFTFEIYGDEKASTDDCFRMFNPVDKKTFDRVINKWCMAFLILFEEGLRNLRDVQIVSQGTLENWVPIGGDIVEINVERKSSRDRRKLEGLDLGMQELRTYFRLFLLSTFLLMFMFCTRISKNRNRDSGNLFDP